From the genome of Brevibacterium sp. JSBI002, one region includes:
- a CDS encoding phosphoribosyltransferase — protein sequence MAYHADSTDLDEKEILSWDMFGRSAREMAQTIADSDYDPEIVIAVARGGLLPAGALAYALGLKLSDAINVEFYTDVHETLPDPILLAPMLDIEAIKGKKLLVVDDVADSGRTLALVLELLRKHGAEAQSAVIYAKSASIIDPDFVWKRTDQWIVFPWSAEPPVEPSK from the coding sequence ATGGCCTATCACGCCGATTCGACCGATCTCGACGAAAAAGAGATTCTCAGCTGGGACATGTTCGGCCGATCGGCGCGTGAGATGGCGCAGACCATCGCGGATTCCGACTACGATCCCGAGATCGTCATCGCCGTGGCCCGCGGTGGACTGCTGCCCGCCGGAGCACTCGCCTACGCGCTCGGACTCAAGCTCTCCGACGCCATCAACGTCGAGTTCTACACCGACGTCCACGAAACCCTGCCCGACCCCATTCTGCTCGCCCCGATGCTCGACATCGAGGCGATCAAGGGCAAAAAGCTGCTCGTCGTCGATGACGTCGCCGACTCCGGCCGCACCCTGGCCCTCGTCCTCGAACTGCTGCGCAAACACGGCGCGGAAGCCCAGTCGGCCGTCATCTACGCGAAGTCCGCATCGATCATCGATCCGGACTTCGTGTGGAAGCGCACCGATCAGTGGATCGTCTTCCCTTGGTCCGCCGAACCCCCGGTCGAACCCAGCAAGTAA